In Phoenix dactylifera cultivar Barhee BC4 chromosome 1, palm_55x_up_171113_PBpolish2nd_filt_p, whole genome shotgun sequence, the genomic stretch CTAAAAACATTGcttaaaataaaattgtagaaaattaatatactcaaaaataataatatattttttttctgcgTGATCATAGTCTAAGGACATTTATCTAACATCCTCCAAAAGAAGTCCAAGCTCGACATTTTCCAATGAAGGAAGTCCGACCTTTTTTTGACACCATTGAAAACACAAGAATAATTATTCTCTTATCTTTGAATAATGTGAGAGGAGGAATAAATCCATCTCTATATTTAAGATATCAATGGAGTAGAAAGATTTCCATATCAATAGAATTATATTTACCacagttgattttagttatggTGTTATTCATCGGTTTTGTCTACTTTAACCAATCTTAAGCTTAGACTTTTTTTTTAAGCCCATGTTTCCAAGCGGACCAAAGGAGGATAAAAAAGGACTTAACCCGGATATTctaacaaaaaaatagaaatttagtCCGGTTAACCTAGACTTAACCTAACCTGATCAAACTAGCAATTAGTGTAGTTACTTCACTTAACTTGAAATAAATTACTCCAACATATTTCTTGTCTCGCTCTCTCAAAACTGCCCATCCtaacctcctttttttttttatttttcttcttttctctcccaaCTGAAATTGGAGATTAGTTTAATATTTttgttaaaattaaaatattcaaaaatctTTTTTACACAAAGTAATATTGTCATCATTGTAGCACAAAAAATATAGAATAACACGTCTTTTTGAtataaaataacattatcattacTGTACACAGAAAAATATAACAAGAACATTTCTGACATTCAGCCATACTTGGCCAAACTATTTCTATTCCAGTTTTCCAACCAAATAGCATTCAGACTTAACCTCTCGAATAAAATATTCTGAACCAAACAGAATGCAGGCTTATTGTATTTAATCCATGGATACGGAGGGTTAGGAATTTTCCACTTTCGCTATTCCGCTTCTAAGAGCCTAAAAGAAGATCCAGGATGAATTCCTTAGGGTTCAAAAGTTTCAGTCCTGGACTCTTCGACTGTGTACGCATGGGTAGGAAGGGAAAACTGAGGTGCCCCACTGTATGTAACCCTTACCAGCCCACTCAAAGGCACCATATAAATTAAACCATCCTACTTCTCTGTGTGTCTTTTTCTTCAGTACTTCGTTTTCTCTACAGcttcaaaggagaaagaagacAATCAAGAGAGGTAATTCCTGGCCAACGCtcaacttttcttttttgaaagaacAACCAACTTCCCTTTCTTTGCCTGTATACatcttttttttgctaaaaacctTGTATACACCTTTGAGAAGCCACTAACAAAACTATAGTTCTAAGTCACCTTGTATACACCTTTGAGAAGCCACTAACAAAACTATAGTTCTAAGTCTTCTTTTGTTCTCTAGGATGGCAAATCCAAAGCATAACAAGGACAATAATGCTCCCAATGTGGAGGaggggcaaacaatcaaggcattgcAAGGAAAACtatgttggaaaaaaaaaataacatgctAATATTTGCAAATAGtttgaaaataattaaaatttaaataatataattagaaagagaaataagaaagGCATATCTGCAATTAAGGCATGCAAGAGCACTGCCTCAAGAACGGAATTCATTTCCTTAAGGAGGTTTCTGGTAACATCGTCCTCAAAGTATAACAAGCCCGGCTCAGATCGAAGTCTCCTATCACGACTCACGAGCACGGTTATAGGGAGGTATGAGAGCCTGGACctggattttttttatataggttCGATCCAGCTAACTTTCAGAGAGAGCCATAGAACCTATCTCATGAAGGCCGTAAAGTCCTACCTATGCCAGTACTTCATGAAggccaaaaaaaaacttatgttACGTATGTGAGAATAAACTCATGAAAGCCATAAAGACCTACACCAGTATTGGCACCTCATAAAGGTTGACAGTGCTCATGTCACACATACATGAATATCTAAAACAAAATTAGGATGGTTGAGACCTCAATTCGAATTGTAAAATTTGGAGTGTGACTCTCGAATTATAAATTATGAATAAAAAGGGATTATGTTACATATgtgaaaaaaaacttttaaattaaATGAGGATGGCTAAGATGCTACTCATGCCAAATAATATTATTAGAAGAGAAATAAAATGTGAGAATAAACACCTATGGCCAAACaccaatttaaaatttaaatatatggGACTttggcaaaaaataaaataaaaaataaaatgttagTCATGTATGTATCCTTGTGGCGCAAGACTAAGGCCCTATTTGATAGAGTTGTTGCAGTAGAGATTTTTGAAATAGAGCTTTTATTAAAAgttatttgttgtttggtaactacatttctaaagtgctatgaaattttaatatatgTTTGACAAGCAAGCtaaaaaaagtacttttagtatgacaaaatgaccataaagaatattgcataatattatataataaagtataaatataataaaatataatatatattaatatataaatatatgatatagtataatattgctgtaatataatataatattattctaatatagttaatataatattgtatactatagcataataatatagcataatttgatattatataacttagcatatcaatgtattataatataatattatattatattatatttatagtataatataatattttgatataaaatattataattattatcattgtatattaaaattttattaatataatacttttaggaactaatttttgaaaaaatataaagGCACACAATTATACTTGCAAAAGTGAGATTTTACGATTCTTTTCTTTCCGATGCTTTTCTTGTTCCTGCTTTTTTTCATACACAATGAGATATTATAGATTGGTTTAGATAAATACTAAATTCCAAAAATACGTCTGTGCAACATCAGATATAATAGAATATCAAATATAATAATACCTTGATTACGTGGCAAAGGAAAAAAGGCAAAAAGCCAAGACCAGTTAGGATTTTTTGTTTGTTGGGACTTCTGCGGATTTCTTTCTTCGTGCATTATAATATAAAGGGATACTTTATGTAATTATATGATTTTATCATGGATATTTTgatctaaaaagaaaaattttataaacctaaaacaaCTTTCCAACGCATACCAAAAATTTACAACTTCtcgattttttttgttaaatatttttattccattcaaaaaaaaaaatttggaaggtTAGAAAGTAATTTTTGACGCACTAAAAATTCTGCCAAATGGACCTAAGTTCAAAGCCCGGCAAAGAAGAACTTGCAGTTGGCCAGTGTAAAAAAAAGTTCATTTATAAACTCAGTATAtatcaatattaaaaaaaaaagattttgcaGTAGACCTCGAGAAGACAAGATATCAATATTGTTAAGGGTGGTTCCAACGGCATCACCCGCGTTTTAAACTCAGATGACCGTTACAACGTATTTATTCGGAATATGGTAGAAAAGAAATCACCGAACAGCGCagattaaacaaaaaaagaaggaaggaagagaggggggaAAAGGAGAGAGACAAAGTTGAGTTTGGGAGATCCATGGTTGGTTTAGTGATAATTCGAGAGCTTTCcaattgaagaagaagaaatgttgGCGCTGCCGCCCCTCTCTATTCTCTTCCTGAGCTATGAATTTTGAGGCAATTACAAGAGCTTTACGCCATTGTGGGCGAGTTCTTGCCATCGGCCATGGAAAATCACTCCATGCCCAACTGATAAAACAAGGATTTTGTAGAGATGTCTTCGTTGCAAATAATATAGCGGCTATGTACGCTGATCTCAACTTATACGATGCTGCGCAGAGGTTGTTCGATGAAATGCCCGAGAGAAATGTGGTCTCATGGACTACCTCAATTTCAGCACATATCCGTGCCGGCAATCCTGCTGAGGCATTGAGAGTCTTTTCCTGGATGCTGGGTAATGAAACGGAAGAACCGAACAGCTTCACGTTTTCTGCCGCTCTGAAGGCTTGCAGTATGGTTgggaatctcgaattgggtaaGTGGATCCATGAGCAAGTTTTGAGAGCTGGGCTGCAGTCTGATGCTGTTTTGATGAATGCTGTTCTTGATATGTACTTAAAATGTGGGAGCTCGAATGATGCTCGAAGAGTTTTTGATTGGTTTTCTTCAGTTAACTCTACTTCATGGAATACAATAATTGCTGGCTATTCTCGAGAAGGCAATATGGTTGAGGCAGAGGCCCTATTCCTTCAGGTTCCTGAACCTAATGCTGTCTCATATAACACCATGATTGCTGGATTTGCACAATTAGAGAGTCCGAAAGCATTAGATTATGTTAGCATGATGCATAAAGAGGGCTTTAAACTTGATCATTTCACCTTTCCTTGTGCTCTCAAGACCTGTGGCAGCCTAAGATTTGAAAAAATGGGACAACAGATTCATACCTACATAGTCAAGTGTGGTTACAAACCAAGCCTTTTTGTTGGGTCATCACTCATTGACATGTATGCAAACTGTGGTCAGATGATTGATTTTATAAAGGTATATGATGAATACTCAAGCTACAAAGGGTTCAATTATGAAAGACTACCACTACTGAATTCAATGCTTTCTGGATTTGCTATCAATAGGTATCACAGGCAGGCGCTTGATCTTGTTTCGGAGATCCACAGAATGGGCATTGGACTTGATGCCTTTACTCTTTCGAGTGCCTTAAGGGTTTGTATTAACCTGAGGAATCTGAGAATCGGGCTTCAAGTCCATGGTTTGATAGTCACTAATGGATGTCACACAGATCATGTTGTTGGCAGTGTTCTTGTTGATCTTTATGCCAAATGTGGATATCTGGAAGATGCATTGAGATTGTTTCATGGGCTTCCTCACAAGGACGTAATTGCATGGGCTGGACTAATTGCTGATTGTGTTCAACATGGGTCAAATCATTTAGCATTTTCTTTATTCAAAGATACGATGAGTACAAAAATTGAAGCAGATCATTTTATTGTCTCAAGTGTTCTTAAAGCTTGTTCGGTTCTAGCATGGGCTCTAGGTGGTAAACAGGTTCATGCTTACAGCATCAAGGGAGGGTTTGAGTCAGAAAGCATCACTAGTGCTTCTTTAATTGATATGTACTCAAAATGCGGATATATTGATGATGGACTTAGAGTGTTTGAGTCTGCAGCAGAGAAGGATACTATTTGCTGGACAGGAATGATCTTGGGATGTGGGTACAATGGTAGAGCAACAGAAGCAATTGAGCTCTTTGAAAAGATGTTGAAATCAGGGGTGGAACCCAATGGGATCACTATACTGGGTGTTCTTTCCGCTTGTAGACATGCTGGATTGGTTGAGGAGGCATCCAGGTTTTTCAAGGCCATGAGAGAGAGGCATGGACTAGAGCCAAGTTTAGAGCATTATTGTTGCATGGTAGATATTCTTAGCCGAGCTGGATGTGTTGAAGAGGCTAAGCAGCTGATCTCTAATATGCCTTATGAAACTGATGACGTGATACATAACTCATTGCTCGGGGCTTGTTTGATCAATCAGAATAACCTTGCAAAACTTGCTTCACTAGATTTGCTTCCATCGTCATCTCATGATACATCCGGGAATGTTACCCTGTCAAATATTTTTGCGAGCCTGGGCATGTGGGATGCTTCAGCTAAGTTTAAAGAGGCAATAAAAAGAGTTAGCATAAAAGAAGCAGGAAGAAGCTGGATTGAAGTTAGGTCTTAAAGGTATCTTGCTATGCTTACTATATCCTAATTTATGGATGACGTTCCCCAATTGGTGGAAGTAATTAACAGCCAAATAGCTTTGCCATCAGGGATAATGCTTTCCCCAAATTTCTTATGAGGCACAAATGTTATCAGGAAGTGACAGAAAAGAGCTTTTATTGGAAGAAAATAAATCTACCCCACTCAAGTATTTTTGAGTATAATTTGAGGGATTTTTGATCTGGTGGCTTAGTTGAACCTGACAGGAGGCTATGGAAGTTTGAACATAAAAGGTAATTCCTTGATAgcctttttcatttttctttgttttttaaaaaacccttccttcttcctttgttttttttaagcTATTCCATCATATGTTTGTTTCATAGACTGATAGAAGTAGGTTGAGTTTGTCCTCTCTATTCATCTTAGATTGATGCTAATAtctgttctttctttttgtgaGTATGATAGTAAATCTATTACTTGAGCATGAACTGTAGATAGATACACGAGTGCGCTATCCATCAGTTTGCATAATCCAAAAAAAAGTTGGAAGTCTCCCCTAGGAATGCTAGTGTTAAATATACAAGAGGTTGTAAAACACTATCAAGTTCTGGTTTGGCCCTTTCTTGATATAGAACAGTGCATCAATCTTCTCAacaatgttttttttctttattttttttttaccctAAGAATTAAAAACCTATTCTGTGTCATATTAATTTTTCTCGCATCTATCATTCAGAGAAGACATAACTTACATAACTGGTGACACCTGACCTGTGTGACCTGTCGAAAGGATGTTGCTTTCATGACATCAAAGGAAGAAATTGCATCTCTGTCACATTTTAAAAGGGGAAGTTTGGCCTGAAATATAAGATCCCAAGCATGACTCCTAAACCTCCATGCTAACTTTTTCATGTAACTTAAATATTTTTACCCTGCAGGGAATGACCATTTGATACCAGAATAGAGTCATGTGAAAAATCTGGTAGGCACCAGCCAAATGAACATGTGAAATATTTTCTTCCAAATTGGTTAAAGTTGGTGTTTATTGCTTGAGATTCACTAAATGAAGGGAGGTTATGAACACTCGAGGTCCATGTTTCTGAATTTGTGAGCAAGCCACACCAAACATCAGATCATGATATGCCCTTGGGAAGGAGTTTTCTTTTGTGCAATCTCATGGTGTTCATGTCTGTATTATCAATTGTTCTTTCTAGTTGAAATCTCATGTTTTTACAATAAGAATTATGTGCTTTGCAGCTATCTGGGTTCACAATGGAAATTTCACGGGCCAAGCTTGTACAAGTCAAAAGGCAAGGTAGTTCTTTGTGGTATTCATCCATAGTTAAAGAGACGTTGGAAATGATCTAAATTTATGTATGCTATCACTTATCTCGTGTATGATACAAGAGTCCAATTATCATTTACAAACCTAGGACATCCATTTTCTGAAGTAAATAAAATGCACCGGTTgtcatcttcttcctttaaAGGTTGCTGTGATATTATAGCAGCATCTCCCAACTGGTCGGGC encodes the following:
- the LOC120103753 gene encoding pentatricopeptide repeat-containing protein At4g08210-like, with amino-acid sequence MNFEAITRALRHCGRVLAIGHGKSLHAQLIKQGFCRDVFVANNIAAMYADLNLYDAAQRLFDEMPERNVVSWTTSISAHIRAGNPAEALRVFSWMLGNETEEPNSFTFSAALKACSMVGNLELGKWIHEQVLRAGLQSDAVLMNAVLDMYLKCGSSNDARRVFDWFSSVNSTSWNTIIAGYSREGNMVEAEALFLQVPEPNAVSYNTMIAGFAQLESPKALDYVSMMHKEGFKLDHFTFPCALKTCGSLRFEKMGQQIHTYIVKCGYKPSLFVGSSLIDMYANCGQMIDFIKVYDEYSSYKGFNYERLPLLNSMLSGFAINRYHRQALDLVSEIHRMGIGLDAFTLSSALRVCINLRNLRIGLQVHGLIVTNGCHTDHVVGSVLVDLYAKCGYLEDALRLFHGLPHKDVIAWAGLIADCVQHGSNHLAFSLFKDTMSTKIEADHFIVSSVLKACSVLAWALGGKQVHAYSIKGGFESESITSASLIDMYSKCGYIDDGLRVFESAAEKDTICWTGMILGCGYNGRATEAIELFEKMLKSGVEPNGITILGVLSACRHAGLVEEASRFFKAMRERHGLEPSLEHYCCMVDILSRAGCVEEAKQLISNMPYETDDVIHNSLLGACLINQNNLAKLASLDLLPSSSHDTSGNVTLSNIFASLGMWDASAKFKEAIKRVSIKEAGRSWIEVRS